AATGTTTAGTTATACTATAGTTTTAGTAGGAATACATTTATCAATTCATCTCATTCAGACATTTAACTTTAAATAGCTGAGAAGTCGGTCCGAATTTTTTAAGACAAGCCTGTTTACTTACTCTTTCTTGTTTGGATAAACTAATCCTATAGGTTTAGTAGGATAATGCGTGAAAAAAATGCAATATCAATCCAATCCTATAGGTTTAGTGGGATTCATTTTTAAAAAATTATTCACAAATTTCAGGACAATCATATTTAGTTTCTTTTATAATCTGCTCGAGTGTTTTGGCTGAAAGAATTTCAATTATCTGATGACGAAATTGTTTCCAGTAGTTATTTGCTGTACATTGGTGTGTGGCTCTTTCGCAAAAACTTCTGTTTTTCACACATTCAATTATCACTATTTGCTCAAAAGCGGTGTAAATGTCCAACATTGTTATTTTATCGGCTGGCCGGGCCAGCATGTAACCACTTCCTCGTCCTTTTGTATTTGAAATCAATCCTTTCAGTTTGAGTGCACTTATGATGTAATCCAAATATTTCACAGAAATATTTTGATTTTTGGCAATATCCTTTTGTAATATGCCTGTCGGTTCTTTACAACAGGCAATTTCGATCATTGTTCTAAGTCCGTACCGTATTTTCGAATTGATTTTCATTCTCTATGAAAAACTGTACAAATATAATGCAATTTTTTGTACTGGAGTGTTTTCCGGGCTATTTTTAGAAAAAATTATTCCCCTGTGTGCTTGCCCATCCACCAGTTGAAAAGATGACTGCTAAAATATAGGCGACTTTTACACAGGTTGATCTTCAGAATATGACCTGTTGCAGAATATAGGCCCCAGCCCCGAATGTGTATCCGATAAGTGCAATGAGTGAAATGCGTTTCAGGTACCAGCCAAACGGTACTTTTTCCAGTCCCATAAAAACCACACCTGCCGCAGAACCAATGATAAGGATGCTTCCGCCAACCCCTGCGCAATAGGCGAGAAAATGCCAAAAAACACCGTCTTCCACGAAATTTTGCATAAACACCGGATCGGCCATCGTACTTAAAGCGGCCGGTTCCAGCACCGGGTACATACCGATAGCTGCTGCAACTAAGGGAACGTTATCTACAATGGCGGATAATAATCCGATGGCATAGGCCTGGGCATAGACATTGGGAAGATGTTGTGCCATAAAGGTGGATGATTGCTGAAGAATTCCTGCGCTTTGAAGGGCGTCAACAGCCAGCAATATTCCCAGAAAAAACATTAAGGTAGAAAAATCGATTCGTCCCAATACTTTTGAAACACGAAGCTTCAGGTTTTCGTTGAGCTGGTTTTTTTGGTTGTACAGAATCTCGGTATAAATCCATAATAAGCTTACACCCAGTAATAAACCTATGAAAGGCGGCAGGTGGGTAACTCCCTTGAACACGGGAGATAAAACAAGGATGGAAACCCCGAAAATCAGTATCCCCAGCCGGTCTTTTTTTTGCATATGAAGCAATAATTCGGAGTTTTCTTTTTCTTCTGTTTGGGAAATTTCTTCTTCCTGGATATTGCCTTTTAATAAAAACTGTGCTACAAAAACCGGGGCTATCATGGATACAAGGCTTGGAAAGAACAACTGAGGTATAATGGATGCAGTGATGTTTCCCTTAACCCATAACATGATGGTCGTAACGTCACCGATCGGAGACCAGGCCCCGCCGCTGTTAGCCGCAATAACAATGATACTGCCGAAAAGCCATCGTTCACGGGGTTCACGGATAATACGACGGGTAAGCATAATCATTACAATGGTTGTAGTCAGGTTGTCGAGAACGGCAGACATAAAAAACGTGATAAAGCTGATTAACCAGAGTAACCGACGTTTTTTTCGTGTCGTAATTTTTTCAGTAATATACGTGAATCCGCCGTGAACGTCAATGAGCTCCACAATGGTCATAGCGGCAAGCAAAAAGAATAACATTTCACTGATGTCCCCAATACTTTCCAGAATCTGATGATCAATTACAAAGTGGCGTACCTGAATTCCAAAAGCGTGGTGTTGGAGTTCAGGATGCGAATGGATATAATGGTTGAAAGCATCGGGAGAGACGCTGAGGACTGTGCTTGGTGCCAGATACACGTAAATTACCCATAAAAGCGTACCGATTAGTAAAGCAACGCTGGCTTTGTTAACCTTTATGGTATGTTCCATCGCGATAAAAAAATAACCTGCGATGAAAAGGAGGATCATTGCATAAATCATGTTGCAGTCTTTTAAAAAAATCGTGCAAAGTTAACTATTAAATCGAAAAAAATAGAAATATAAAATTCAAAACGGTTTCTAATCTTTAAACCTTAACTTTGTGCTTTATCCGGTAGAGAATAGCCTGGTCCGATTTATTTTACCGGAGTTTTTTCCACTAATTTTTCTTCATTCTCTGTCAGTACTTTCTTCAGTTCGGATTGGAGTTTCTTAATTTCACGCTCCTGGTTGTGAATAGTGGTGAGAAGCGAATTTAATTCTTCATTGTCTACCGAATCCGGGAATTGTGCTTTGACCCGGTCAATAAAATCGCTTAAGACATTCATGTAATTGTTAAACGCGTCGTAGGGCGATTGGTAAGGGCTGAATTTACTGTGCATTGAACCGTCGTAAAAATGCTTGGTAGACATGTAATAAAAATGATCGCTCGATTGCAGGTATTGCCAGTCTTTCTTCAAGCGCCTGTCGTTGGCCAAGCGAATTCTTTCACTGATCTCGTAGAGGGTGTTGAATGCACTTTTTTGAAGCTTGTTTCCCAGCCACCGGCTTAAATCGCGTTCTTCGTCCGACCAGGAAATAGCCAGGGGAACCGATACGGTGCCCACCGGTTTATGGGTGTCCATAATTTGACTGGGAGTGGAAAACTCAATGCCTTTGTCGAAAGCAAATTTAGGCAGTGCTTTCATAAATTCAAATATTCCCGAATGAGCCGGTTGGAGGTTCCCGAACGTTTCATAATTCATGAAAATATTGAATACCTCTTCCTGCGGTGAAGTTGCAGCAATCCACGATATGTATTTTTCCGCCGTTAACGGATATTCTTTCCACGTATAATCTGAAAATCGGAGCGAAATGTCGTCGCTGAACTGTGAGTTGCGCAGCAATAGTTTCATGTTGGGTTGATTTTCGGATTTGTACACATAGTTGGGGCTTCTCCAGGAGAGGATGAGTTTAGCTCCTTCAGAAACCATTTTAGTGTAGCCCATGTTGTAAGCCATTTCAGCGATATCGTCTGAAAAGATCATTTCCGTATTTCGCAGAACTTTTGGTTTCTGATCGAAAAGTAATTTGATCTTCTGCGTTTGTTGCTGCACCTGGCTTTGAAATTCTACAGGATCGATCAGGCTTGAAAGGGAGTGTGAGTATGTTTCGGCTAAAAACTCAACAGCGCCGGTTCTGCTTAATTCCTTCAGTCCGTCGATTACTTCCGGAGCATACACTTCCATCTGGTCAAGAGCTACTCCTGAAACCGATATGGCAAATTTAAACTTCCCCTTATAGGTGTTTATTAAATCGAGCAGCATGCGGTTTGCCGGGATGAAAGACCGGGCAGCTATCTGCTGCATGATGTCTTCGTTTGAATAATCATCGTAATAATAGTGGTCCCTTCCGATATTGAAGAAACGGTATCTTTTTAACCGGTACGGTTGATGGATTTGAAAATAAAAGCAAATTGTTTTCATATTTTTTTAGACTGTTAGATTTTTACTGTCTTCTTGTCTTCACACCAGGCTGTCGTAGATGGCCCGGATTTTTTTTCCGGCATCCTCCCAAACGATACTGTCCACCTCTCGTTTTCCCTCCTCTTTGAGAAATTCCGCCATACCCGGGTACGTACAAATCGAATACATGGCGTCCGCCATGGCGTCAACATCCCAGTAGTCGGTTTTAATGACGTTATTCAGTATCTCTGCACAACCCGACTGGTAGGAGATTATACTTGGCACACCGCACTGCATAGCTTCAAGCGGTGAAATACCAAAAGGTTCTGATACCGAAGGCATAACATATACATCGCTCGATTTCAGCATTTCATAGACCTGTTCGCCTCGAAGGAACCCGGTAAAGTGGAATCTGTCAGCAATTCCCCGATCGGCAACCAAACGTATCATCTGGTTCATCATGTCGCCGCTCCCTGCCATCACGAACCGG
This portion of the Petrimonas sulfuriphila genome encodes:
- the nhaD gene encoding sodium:proton antiporter NhaD — protein: MIYAMILLFIAGYFFIAMEHTIKVNKASVALLIGTLLWVIYVYLAPSTVLSVSPDAFNHYIHSHPELQHHAFGIQVRHFVIDHQILESIGDISEMLFFLLAAMTIVELIDVHGGFTYITEKITTRKKRRLLWLISFITFFMSAVLDNLTTTIVMIMLTRRIIREPRERWLFGSIIVIAANSGGAWSPIGDVTTIMLWVKGNITASIIPQLFFPSLVSMIAPVFVAQFLLKGNIQEEEISQTEEKENSELLLHMQKKDRLGILIFGVSILVLSPVFKGVTHLPPFIGLLLGVSLLWIYTEILYNQKNQLNENLKLRVSKVLGRIDFSTLMFFLGILLAVDALQSAGILQQSSTFMAQHLPNVYAQAYAIGLLSAIVDNVPLVAAAIGMYPVLEPAALSTMADPVFMQNFVEDGVFWHFLAYCAGVGGSILIIGSAAGVVFMGLEKVPFGWYLKRISLIALIGYTFGAGAYILQQVIF
- a CDS encoding glycoside hydrolase family 57 protein, whose translation is MKTICFYFQIHQPYRLKRYRFFNIGRDHYYYDDYSNEDIMQQIAARSFIPANRMLLDLINTYKGKFKFAISVSGVALDQMEVYAPEVIDGLKELSRTGAVEFLAETYSHSLSSLIDPVEFQSQVQQQTQKIKLLFDQKPKVLRNTEMIFSDDIAEMAYNMGYTKMVSEGAKLILSWRSPNYVYKSENQPNMKLLLRNSQFSDDISLRFSDYTWKEYPLTAEKYISWIAATSPQEEVFNIFMNYETFGNLQPAHSGIFEFMKALPKFAFDKGIEFSTPSQIMDTHKPVGTVSVPLAISWSDEERDLSRWLGNKLQKSAFNTLYEISERIRLANDRRLKKDWQYLQSSDHFYYMSTKHFYDGSMHSKFSPYQSPYDAFNNYMNVLSDFIDRVKAQFPDSVDNEELNSLLTTIHNQEREIKKLQSELKKVLTENEEKLVEKTPVK
- a CDS encoding Rrf2 family transcriptional regulator — translated: MIEIACCKEPTGILQKDIAKNQNISVKYLDYIISALKLKGLISNTKGRGSGYMLARPADKITMLDIYTAFEQIVIIECVKNRSFCERATHQCTANNYWKQFRHQIIEILSAKTLEQIIKETKYDCPEICE